A genomic window from Sulfurospirillum diekertiae includes:
- the rpe gene encoding ribulose-phosphate 3-epimerase — MLVAPSILSADFGKLKEEIESICMAGCDLVHVDVMDGHFVPNLTIGPVVVNAVARAATKPLDIHLMVENNTFFVDLFAPLKPKYLSFHIEEEKHPHRLIQKIRNLGISPAIVLNPHTPPSAIEYLIEDLDMVLLMSVNPGFGGQKFIPNVLEKAPILKEMILKRNAQTLIEVDGGVNNQNIQALANAGVDIVVAGNYIFGSNDYKNAIDSLKV; from the coding sequence ATGTTAGTTGCTCCAAGTATCCTTTCTGCTGATTTTGGAAAGTTAAAAGAAGAAATTGAATCGATTTGCATGGCAGGATGTGATCTTGTCCATGTGGACGTTATGGATGGGCATTTCGTTCCCAATTTGACCATTGGACCTGTTGTGGTAAATGCTGTAGCACGCGCTGCTACAAAGCCTCTTGATATTCACTTGATGGTTGAAAACAATACATTTTTTGTTGATCTTTTTGCTCCGCTTAAACCTAAATACCTTTCCTTTCACATTGAAGAAGAGAAACACCCGCATCGGTTGATTCAAAAAATTCGCAACTTAGGTATTTCTCCCGCGATTGTATTGAATCCTCACACGCCACCGTCTGCGATAGAATATCTCATTGAAGATTTGGATATGGTTCTCCTTATGAGTGTCAACCCTGGTTTTGGTGGGCAAAAATTTATCCCCAATGTTTTAGAAAAAGCACCGATTTTAAAAGAGATGATTTTAAAACGAAATGCGCAAACACTCATTGAAGTGGATGGTGGGGTCAATAACCAAAATATTCAAGCACTTGCCAATGCGGGGGTGGATATTGTCGTTGCAGGCAATTATATTTTTGGCTCCAATGATTATAAAAACGCTATTGATTCTTTAAAAGTGTAA
- the rpmB gene encoding 50S ribosomal protein L28: MARKCALTGKGPMVGNNVSHANNKTKRRFLPNLRSVRVTLEDGTTKKIRIAASTLRTMKKNG, encoded by the coding sequence ATGGCAAGAAAATGTGCTCTTACTGGAAAAGGCCCTATGGTTGGTAACAACGTAAGCCATGCGAACAACAAAACTAAAAGAAGATTCCTTCCAAACCTTAGATCTGTCCGTGTGACACTTGAAGATGGAACGACTAAGAAAATTAGAATTGCTGCTTCGACACTTCGTACAATGAAGAAAAACGGCTAA